The following DNA comes from Henckelia pumila isolate YLH828 unplaced genomic scaffold, ASM3356847v2 CTG_461:::fragment_3, whole genome shotgun sequence.
TTAGAATTCTTCCTTTCAACAGACCTACCCCTCACATTTAGACCTTCACCAGAAGGCTTTTGAAGTTTACCATTGACTTTCAAATCTAATTCCTTAGAGTATGCAGCCCCTGTTACTTCTTCAAGTGTGAGTATTTCCCTGCCATACTTCAATGTATCCCTTAGTTAATCATAGGCTCTTGGTAATGAATTCAATAAGAATATTGCCTTATCCTCTTCATCGATCTGAACATCCATGTTCTCAAGATCTGACAGTAACTTGGTGAACTCATCAAGATTCTCATCAATTGACTTATTCTCATCCATCTTGTAGCTGTAGAATTTCTGTTTTAGGTATATCCTGTTAGGCAAAGCTTTTGACATATACAGTTGTTCCAGCTTTAGCCACATATATGCAGCTGTCTTTTCCCTAACAACCTTTCTCAGTATCTTATCGCTCAAGCTTAGAACAATAGTGTTTCTTGCTTTTTTCAATACTTCAGTCTTGTTTTCAATGGTGCTTGGAAGTTTGGATTCACCTTGTAATGCATCATCTAATCCAAGATTTCCAAGATGAGCAATCATCTTCTCTCGCCATAGATTAAAATCGTTCTTTCCATCAAACTTCTCCACCTCAAATCTCGAAGAAGACATTGCTAGAGAATGCCCCTGGCCAGTAGACATCTTTCTTAAAAGAATCCTCAAAGAGAGTCGAGACAGAGATCACAAGTGAATAAGAGGAATTGATGTAACAAGATCGAATCCTTGAGCCCAAGATTTTAGAACctcaggctctgataccacttgttggtatTAGACCTACACCAATAAATCTACCAAGCACACAATCAGCAACCAAGAACAAGAATCTATTCGAAACTAAGAAGGAACGAACAAAGCAGATAAGAACACACGGAATTTACTTGGTTCGGATTATCAACCaatcctacatccaaggttcTGGGATTCACCCATATGAATTCACTATAATACGATCAGTGCGCACAATCGTTTCAATCCCCCTTTTGTGTACAACACATTAATCAACAGAAAAACtaggaacaaaaaaaaaaagaaactggAAAACACTTTGATAGACTCTAATCTTGATGGTTTCATCTTTGTCAAGAGATATCTTTGAAGATCAATCTTGTTTCCAGATGAGCAATCTTTTGTTCTCCTTTCTATTTGGGAATACGATTTCAGAAAGATGAGAGAAATATGAACTTGTTCCTTTCAATCAAGAAGTGAGACCCAAAACCCGATCTCTCAGCTCATAAAACAGATTTACATCCCTGTAACTAACCTAATGACCAACTCCAACCATTGGATCAATATTCAGTTAAATGATGAATCTGAGCCGTTGATTGGCAACTAATAAAAGTCAACTCAAATCTTCACACTTTATAACAACAATGCTTTCAACGGTGTCTCTAGTAATGCATGTTAAATACATTGAGCTTCAATGCAATTTGATTTAAACCCATACTTAGAGTAATCGACTTTGCAACTAAAGTATCGATCACCTTCTTACATCTATACTATCTATGCTGCATTATTAAACTTGAGACATTTTAGTATCATGGTCCGTCGTTCAATTGTCAAATTTTcgattattaatttaatgttaTATTAAGTATGAAGAAAACTTTTGGTGTGTTGCCATTGATATGCCTCTATTTTTTGTCATTTGATAgctatttaattatataaatgtcacattaaatatattttttggttCTTTGGTAGATATTTTATATACGAAAATgtcatattaaattttttatttcattatttatttttcattttttcgtTAAATACAGACTATATAAGTACACGACACGTACGAGTACTAATATACATTATACATAATCGTGTGaacaaaatcaaaaatcaaCTTGAATTGTAGAGATTTGAGATACTGATTATTTtaacaatatatttttatacttttactaatatatttttattaactaCATTTTGAAAAACTTGCAACAATTTTTGAGATATATTAAATATGACTAAAGGATAAAATTTGTAAATGATtacttttttaatatttttttaatctggacgaaaaaaataataaaaataaaaatgtcatATATGGAATTTAACAAATACCctaatttttttaagaataagGATGAGAAATTGTCGTGTGGGGGTTAGGGTTTAAGGCATATGGGATGTTTGCTAAAACCCTAGTTCGCCAGTAACCATCCAATCATGGCGTCGGCTGTGACTCTGAAGAAAAACTACCGTTGCGTTAGCTCCCTTCAGCAATTCTACACCGGTGGGCCTTACGCCGTCTCATCCGACGGCTCATTCTTCGTTTGCGCCTGTGATGATGCTCTGAAGATTATTGATTCTTCCAATGCTTCCATCAAATCAACCATTGATGGTGATTCTGAGCCTGTTACGGCTCTCGTACTTAGCCCTAATGATGATTTTCTTTTCTCCACGAGCCACAGCCGTCAAATTCGAGTCTGGGACCTTGTTTCTCTCAAATGCATCCGCTCCTGGAAGGTACTTTTTATAGAACAGATGTCTTTATGTTTCGTTCATCCCATTATGTCTGGTGTTGTGTAATTGAAGCTTCAAGTTTGGATTCAGCTTTGCTTTTAGATTGTGTGGTATTTGATTTCGGTggggggtttttttttttaaaaaaaattatgttccTACGGCTAAAAGTTTGATTCTTTAGAGCTGAACATGCGATCAACATGGTTTCCCCCCTTTTTCAACTTATCAACTACTTTACTTTGGTGTGTTGGAAGTAGGGGCACGAAGGGCCTGTGATGGGAATGGCTTGCCATGCCTCTGGAGGATTGCTGGCTACAGCAGGGTCCGATAAGAAAGTGCAGGTGTGGGACGTGGATGGAGGCTTCTGCACACATTATTTCAAGGGGCATAAAGGGGTGGTAACCAGCATTACATTCCACCCTGACCCAAACCGCTTACTTGTGAGTTTCATATGATTAAATTGTGTCCCACTCTTGTTATGTCTAATGACCGCTCATGGGTATTAGGGGAAAACTATGTATGTATAATGCTCGATATATTTGGTTTTATGGGCAGCTTTTCTCAGGTGGTGATGATGCTACTGTAAGAGTGTGGGATCTTACCAGCAAAAAGTGCGTAGCAACTCTAGAAAAACATCAGTCAGTGGTTACTTCGATTGCAATATCTGAAGATGGATGGTCCTTGCTCACTGCTGGAAGAGACAAGGCATGTCATGTGTTTTTATGAGTACTTATTAGTGCAGTCACTGCTGAATGAAAAGAAAAGCCTACTGCTAGTAGAAAGTGATTAGCCTGAGGCCCTGAACTGGATATATCGTACTTGATTAACCTAGCTGAACATTCTCGAATACCATGAATTTACTGTACATGTACTCTGCATTGTCCTATGCTTGCCACTTCTTTTCTGGCTCATATATTACGCACACTGATGATTTCAGGTTGTGAACATATGGAACCTACACAATTATACCTGTGCAACTACTGTACCGACATACGAGGCTATAGAAGCAGTCTGCACAATATATTCTGCATCCCCTTTTGCCTCATCCTTATCGTCATCAATAAAGAAACACGGGAAGAAGATAGGCGTATCGCCTATTCCATTTATAACTGTTGGTGAGCGTGGGATTGTGAGGATATGGAATTCAGATGGGTAGGACATCCAATACCgagaaaatttcatgaattgACATTCTATGTGATATTTACATAGATTAGAGAGTTGGATCTCCTACAGGATACCTGTTGTTCATGTATAATTTCATTTGCTGTTTCATGGTCTTCAATTCAGCTCTTCTGCTACTTTGGTCATCGATTGTTCATTTAAAAATTTCACGTGACTGCACAAACAATATTTCGTGGTCGCTGTATTTCTATCTTGATTAAAGAGTTCATACTCTCATCCTCTCTTTCTTGTAAATTAATATTAAACTTCTATAATTCTGTACAGGGCAGTAATCCTTTTCGAGCAGAAATCTTCTGATGTTACCATTATTATGGACAAAGAAGATGTCAAGAGGGGCTTTACATCAGCTTCGATGCTACCATTAGGTCAGGGATTGCTCTGTGTTACAGCTGACCAGCAGTTTCTCATCTATGTTTTGGAAGAACATGCTGAAGTGGGTCTGAATTTAACCCTGAGCAAAAGGCTCATTGGATATAATGAAGAGATTGCTGATATGAAGTTTTTGGATGAAGAAGAACAATTCCTTGCAGTTGCTACCAGTGTAGAGCAggttatttttttccaaattctcTGTTGCTTGTATCATTATATGAAGATTGAAGTGCGATTCTATGATGAGTACTTTTGCCATATAGATGAAATACTTGTCCCGGGTTTCCATTTAAACGATTACTGATCATATGGATGTGATTGTGGTTTTGTAACTCTTTCTTGGTTTTTGCATTAAATTGTCAATGTGCAGGTACGAGTATATGATCTGGCATCAATGTCATGTTCCTATGTATTGTCTGGCCATACCGATGTAGTTCTGTGCCTTGATACCTGTGTCCAAAGTCCTGAAAGAACACTTATAGCTACAGGAAGCAAGGACAACAGTGTGAGTTTTAGGTTGAAGCATTATTAAAATCAGTTGTTTCGTTTCTGTCGTTTGAATAGATATCTTGCTTTTATAATTTGACATCAGTCTAGACTTACGATTGCTTTTTGTATTTGAGATTACATGTTTAGATGCTGATTCTGCTATCTTCATAGGTTAGGCTGTGGGGTTCCCAAAGCAGATGCTGCATTGGAGTTGGCATAGGTCATATGGGAGCTGTTGGTGCTGTTGCTTTTTCAAAGAAAAGCGGGAACTTTTTTATTAGTGGTAGTAGGTAAATAATTCAGTTTTTCTGATGGCAGGTTCCTTCTTTTATGACTGGTTTTACATGACATGTGTATGgatttgaaatataaagatattgtaaataaaatatgagGCAGATTTTTGACATGTAATATTTCCTGGCTATTTTTAAATGATAACACCTATTAAATACCTCCTGGAATTGGGTAATAGGAGCAACAGTCTTTCAATATTGCTGCTTGCTATACACATAAAGCTCCAACGAGTGCCTTTGCCTTTGCTTGAAAGCAGAACTAGGTAGCAGTTCAACTTTCACAGTTAAACTTGAAAGTGTGCCTGTGTTAGGCCCAATAGACCAAGCAGGCCCAAAAGAAGGCCCAAGCCTTATCCGAAGAGTAATTAGAAGGATCTAGATCAGGGGAGGGAATAAATAGAGAGGAGATTGTTAGGGAGGGGAATTCACGTTTATTTGGTTGAATTAGACTAGCTTGTGCTAGGGGCAAGAGTTTTCTTCTTGTAAAGGGATTAAACCCTTGGCTGAGTAGCAATACTTAGATTTTTATATTAAACCCTCCCTGATCTAGATCCTTCTAATTAGTCTTCGGATAAGGGCTTGGGCCTTCTTTTGGGCCTGCTTGGTCTATTGGGCCTAACAGCCTGCGGGGTTAGTTTATTAACTCTATGTGGGAGGTATTTTTAAACTTAATGTTGGGAAATTTTTTAACTTATCATCTTTTGGCAGTATAATCCAATGCCTGTGGTTCTACCTTTTGTTACAATGCTTTACGCAGTTGTTTTTGGAATTGGATTGCATAGTTTGCTTATTTTTGATTGAGCAATTAACGTTTTGGTTTCAAATATGCTACATTTTTGCTTTTCTTTTTAGAATTCAGCCCAGATTTTAGTTCAATCTTTTTAATTCTTCTGATGGCACATTACAATTTGCAGTTCCTTTTGATTTGATTTACGGTCCTGGTATCTAAATAATGTAGAAAAGCTTGTTAAATGAACTTAGTAGTGTTGTTTGTTTTAAAGTCCCTTAATCATAGTTTGTATGCACTCATTATTTCTGGCATTCCCGCCCCCTTTTCTCTTAACTGCTTATGTTTGTTTTCTGGAATTACCTTTGGTTTAGTGATCGTACACTTAAAGTGTGGAGCTTAGATGGAGTTTCTGATGATGTAAAAGATGTTTCCAACTTGAAAGTGAAAGCGGTTGTAGCGGCCCATGACAAAGATATAAACTCGTTAGCAGTTGCACCCAATGATAGTCTCGTTTGTAGTGGCTCCCAGGTTAAGAGAAAATCCATTTAAACTACTTCTATTTTGAAATTACTTCAGGGACTTTTCTGAATGGATCAAGAAAGAGAAGGTATCTTATTGTCCCCCCCACCAATCATATCCAGGACCGTACAGCTTGCGTATGGAGGCTCCCAGAACTGGTTTCTGTGGTTGTACTTAAAGGACACAAAAGGGGAATTTGGTCTGTGGAGTTTTCTCCAGTTGACCAATGTGTCATAACAGCATCTGGTGATAAGACGATAAGAATATGGTCAATCTCTGATGGTTCTTGTTTAAAAACATTTGAAGGACACACATCAAGTGTGATCAGAGCATCATTTATCACATGTGGAACCCAATTTGTTTCTTGCGGTAATCTAACCTGTCAATTCTGTTCTTAATTTTCCGTACATAATCCATTACTTCGTCTTGATTTTGATATGTGAACAAATTTTGCTCCTATCAGGTGCTGACGGCTTGGTGAAGCTATGGACtgttaaaacaaatgaatgtgTGGCTACTTATGATCAACATGAGGACAAGGTACCGAGTTTGTCTTTAATCAAATTAACTTTAAATCTCAAATGACCTGTTTGCGCTTTCCATTCTTAGATTTTAGCAAATAACACTAGATGTTGATAGTATCTAGATGTGTTGATCATGTTCAGTCGCATCACATTCCTGTCTTGGTTTGGCTGCTATTTCAAGCAGCACAAATTCAGAGTGTGGTTCTATTAAAAGCCGCCAATGCTATGACAAAGTCATGTCTTCATTGATCGCCAATGAGTCTTGTTTTCAACAGCAACAACCTGTCTGAAAAATTATGTATTGTCGAAGTTCAAATGATACTTGTGGCAAACATCCGCCAAAACATAAACAAAGGGTGAATTAGATGTCTTATAAAGAAACTATGGTATTTTTGCAGATTGATTTCAATTTGTTAGGATATGTTTTGTCCTCAATTACGtgaatattttgattttatccAATTTTGGAGCAATGGAGGTGAAGTGTATTTATCATCGTTTTCCCAGTGTTGTCGTCTAGTCTCATTGTGTTTTTCTTTTGCTGCTCATCACTTCTTGTCTGCAGATCTGGGCATTGGCTATAGGTAAGAAGACAGAAATGATTGCAACAGGTGGTGGTGACGCAGTTATTAATTTGTGGCATGACTCTACGGCTGCAGATAAAGAGGAAGCCTTTCGCAAAGAAGTGAGCCAGTTCCTTCTCAAATTAAAGTTTCTTGGTTCATGACACTATAGTATATGCTTAATGCGAAGGGCTTACTTGTGGGAAGAAATTCTCATATTTAACCGACTTTTCAGTAGAGTTTTTTAGTGGTCAAGGTTACACGTTGCATGAAGAAACTTGCATAAAATTTGGCTGTTCCTTGCATAGGTTTTCTCTGGCTGGACTGAGCTGAATCTCGTAAAaccatttttaatttttaaacaagTTGATTTAATGCATCCTATATATAGAACAAAGTGATTTTTAATACACTTCCCGCATTAAATAAATCTTCCATGTGACTGAGTCGGATCTATAATCACGCGGATCTGAGTGGAGAATTATCATATTGTGGTTGCAGGAGGAAGGTGTTTTGAGAGGGCAAGAACTGGAGAATGCTGTTTTTGATGCCGACTATATCAAAGCCATCCAACTTGCATTTGAACTTCGGAGACCTCACAAACTTTTCGAGTTATTTAGTGAGCTCTGCAGGTGAAATGTTGATTTTTATTGC
Coding sequences within:
- the LOC140871494 gene encoding protein TORMOZ EMBRYO DEFECTIVE, with the protein product MASAVTLKKNYRCVSSLQQFYTGGPYAVSSDGSFFVCACDDALKIIDSSNASIKSTIDGDSEPVTALVLSPNDDFLFSTSHSRQIRVWDLVSLKCIRSWKGHEGPVMGMACHASGGLLATAGSDKKVQVWDVDGGFCTHYFKGHKGVVTSITFHPDPNRLLLFSGGDDATVRVWDLTSKKCVATLEKHQSVVTSIAISEDGWSLLTAGRDKVVNIWNLHNYTCATTVPTYEAIEAVCTIYSASPFASSLSSSIKKHGKKIGVSPIPFITVGERGIVRIWNSDGAVILFEQKSSDVTIIMDKEDVKRGFTSASMLPLGQGLLCVTADQQFLIYVLEEHAEVGLNLTLSKRLIGYNEEIADMKFLDEEEQFLAVATSVEQVRVYDLASMSCSYVLSGHTDVVLCLDTCVQSPERTLIATGSKDNSVRLWGSQSRCCIGVGIGHMGAVGAVAFSKKSGNFFISGSSDRTLKVWSLDGVSDDVKDVSNLKVKAVVAAHDKDINSLAVAPNDSLVCSGSQDRTACVWRLPELVSVVVLKGHKRGIWSVEFSPVDQCVITASGDKTIRIWSISDGSCLKTFEGHTSSVIRASFITCGTQFVSCGADGLVKLWTVKTNECVATYDQHEDKIWALAIGKKTEMIATGGGDAVINLWHDSTAADKEEAFRKEEEGVLRGQELENAVFDADYIKAIQLAFELRRPHKLFELFSELCRKTDGKSQIEKALCPLSKEELHKLLEYIRDWNTKPKLCHVAHSVLSRLFSIIPPTEIIEIKGIGELLEGLIPYTQRHFSRVDKLESNTFLFDYTLAGMSVLEPEGMDTESRDEDMNHSDITEEEPMPAAVSSRKKRKSQKFQDEQQKKSKVAYKSVAATAI